ACTCTGTTGTTGAGCTGTGCTTTCTGGTTCAGGCAGGATTGAGATTTTGAACATATGCTAATGATACTGCTTTCTTAGGATATTTGATGGTGCTTAAGCTAAAATTGCACAATATTATCTTACATACAATGCCAAAATTGCACATGACTGGTTTTTGATCAGGCTATTTAATGGAGTTGCTAATAAATTGTTGTCATTTCTCGTAAGATGATGTTAGCTCCCTTCTTGTTTAGAGATTTATTCATGATTTGCTAATAAATTTGGTAATGTGACAAAAGGACATTGTGGTTTGTCAGCTCATACCAATGAACTAGTgatgaaaacataaaactttCTCCTCAATTGGGAGCGAATCTTAGAATTGTGCATATTCTTGATTCTATAATTTGATAGATCCTCAATCACCTCCACTGCATAGTTCTCGTTTACTTGGATCAACTTTGATGTATTGATCGGTACCTGTTTCTTGTCAGGGTTTGGCAGGATGTGCCAGTTCTTGTCATGGTCAGCGTGCTAGCATATTTCTGCTTTCTGGAGCAACTACTGGTACATATCATCATCTGTCTGCATctctggtattgaactggggTAGCATATTATCACAATGTGGTATGCACTTGGCCATCAATTGGGTTTGATTGTTTTAGCCATGTATAGCATAAATTTATCAGAAAATTCAGATCATCAGGCTATtgtcaatcaaaaataaaaatcagggTATATTGTTATGTTGTCAGttggaaaatcatataaaacattaacaatTCAAAAGATTCAAAACGTGAATGGAACTCGTATTGCTATCATGTATACATGTTCCCCCTTGGGAATGcgtttgataaaataaatgacCTCACAAAAGGACATTATCTTACACTAGCTAGTTTTACATGAATTCTCATGTCACACCTTAACTTTTGTATGATGATGCcttgaaaaaaaccaacatttgaatttattgtttaatttttgtatagGATTAAAAATTTAGGCTCTCCATGTTTCCTAATGGCCTTTTGCACTATGCATATCTCTATCTACGTAACTCTTCAAaagctatattttatttttgaaaaaaatttctattatgCTTATTTGTAGtatttgcaattttattttattttattttcaatcttttcaGGTATCTGACTTGGGCCCTCGTGCTCTTGCCATTTCATTGCCTTTCTCTTGTGTTTTAGGTCTCCTTTCTTCCATGATCGCTTCCACCATGGGTGAGTTTTGCTGTATCTTCTCTTTTAATCTAATACATTTTGTGCTAGATAATCCATTAGTACCTACAATGcactacaaaatcaaactaaatctaTAAAATCATATTGTTCTTATGGTTTCAAATCATCTTCATATGATAAAAGACATATCATCTCTAAATTGCCTTCTTTCAAGAAATGGCTTACGAGAGGTAGGTTCCTtggtttataaaacaaaacacagTCATAGTAATAAGCCTGCTGGAGTGCTCACAATATCATATTGCTGGTTATTTCTTTTTGCACTCAATGTTTTCCCATTTCTgctggctaaaaaaaaaaactactttttgaTGGATTAACATGATTGAATGACCTTAAAATATATGGTGGTGGCAGTAAGCAGGAGTTACATATGGGCTTATGCTTCCTTCCAGTTTGCCGTAGTCATCTTGTTTGCTCATATATTTTATACTGTGGTGAGCAAACTAAATTTCTTTCCTGAACTATTCTATGTGATATTCCTAATATGTCTAATGTCTCATGCTTCATTTCTAAACTGGCAGCTCAATGTGAACCCTATACTCTCTGTCCTGCTATCCTCGTTCACTGGTTTTGGGATTGCAATTAGCACAAACTCTCTTCTTGTGGAGTACCTGAGGTGGAGGGCAAGCAGGCATTTGCAATCTTCCCATCAACAAAATGATAGAGCTATGCAGCAGGCGCAGCTACTGCAACAACAACAGTCCATGCAGACATGGCAGCAAGAGAATCAACAGCCCAGACAACAATCCATTGAAGATTCCAATGTTGGACCTATTGATAGCTCAAGGCAACAAGAAGCTATAATCCAGAATACGTAGTTCACAAAGATACGATGAAGACATTGGTTTTCTGTAAAGGTAAAAGAAATAAAGCTTTACTCATTGGTCAAATGTATTTTATAGTTTCTTTTCCATGTTTGGTGCTGGGTCACCGGCTTTTCACCTGATAGTTTAAACTTGAAGCTCTAATGTAACCAGCATTCAGGGTTTCAAGGCACCGCCACCTAAATGTGGAAAGGCTTTCATGTCATGATATAACACTTTCCTGGCACACTAGGCCAAGttcttgaaaattatatattgcaTCGCATCCAAACCAAGGATCGATCCTGGttgacttttaaatttttattaaatcagcTAGCTTTTGTTGTGGATATAGTTTCATGCGCTTATTCAAGTAAGCACAAGTCAtgcccttttttccttttttcattgCAGGGCTAGGCATTGCTTTTTTGCTTCAGTCAGGAAACTCCAcacaaccaattaaaaaaagagagcttgGAAAAGAAAGATTTACAGGGATTTGGGGGGCATATAAGAAGGTTTGCTTGTCAAGTTGTCATCTAGAATAGAAAGGCTTGATCATAAAGGACTCCAGATTCTTTAAAGGAAACACtgttcttgaagaattcaattGTTGCTGTATTGACCTGGAATCTTCTTGCTGTATTGCATGCAAGAAATGCACATCAGGAAATATATAAACCATGTTTCATCATGTCACTGTCCTATCATGGTCTTTTTATCCATAGCCAAACTGGCCATGGctatgctgatttttttttgaattgtggGGTTTTATTAAACCCAGTCTGCTGTGTTAACATGGTACCAAAGACTAGCTGGAGCTGAGTTTCACTTGAAATCAATTTGGATGTTGAAATGGTCAAACTTCTTTCCCAACCTAATTGACCTGACTGAATCAATTTCAAAGAATTTCTTTTAAGTGGtccaaaataatatcatttattttaaaaaatcaaaatgaaatgatatcattttgagATTAACTCAGTAAACTTGCGATCCAGGGGAGTCTAATAACCGTGTTCTTATCTCAAATTTTTGTTCTTATGATCTCCTAGAATAGAAAGGAGCAATgaacaaaaatttaaactctATAAAGGCCAGAATAAATCAAAACTGTGCGCCTGGAAAGAATCCCACATGTAAACCTTCATACTTCCCCCCCTCGAGCAATAATGTTGCTGTGTGCTTTAAAAATAGTGTTACAAGCATTTAACAAACCTTCAGTTACCACCCTAACAATGGAGATGAAAAATGGACAGATATCAAAGGCTGCCCTGGCTTTTAACTCTCCACCAGCAATTTCAAATCAACATCTAGTGCTGAAACCTGGGTACTTCATGGGCTTTGCATGGAGAATCCCTTGGAGTCGCATATGAATTGACACTAGCCATGTGCACATTACATTTATCGAAGTACGCTTCTAGGGTTAGGTTTAGTCAGAGCCTCAAGAAGCCTGCACATCCACCTATCTAGCATTCCTGTGCATAAAGCAGGTAACAAAATTTTACAgattgaagcaaagaaaatcaCACATAGTTCACAAGATAGAAACAGCAAACTAGCCTAGCCAGTAAGTTCCATTCTGAAATTGATATCTCAATTACTAAGCTGGATCTCCAGCACTTCCATAACGAATAAAAAACCAGTGGGGACTGGGTTACATTACCTGTTAAAGCAAAAGTACCACCTAAAACCGCACAGAGCCGAGtgataaaatgaagaaaactaCGCCGTTCTTCTTTGATTGTGACAGTGATAGGTGACAAATCATACAAGAAGTAAACGGCTGCGAAAAACGAATGAAAACAATGGCAATCAATGCTAAGAACAAAGCTAAAGAGGGAACAGCTAACACCTATGCATATTCAACCAACCTGGCCATGTCCTATCAAAATCAGTCATGGGAGAAAAGTACTCAGTGACAGAGAATTGATTAGTTGGCAAAACTTCTTTGGAGATGTACCTGTACTCGGTTGGAACAATCTGCAAGACATATAGACACTTACAAAATGCAGTCATATCTAGAGGCAATACAATAAACTGAAACCTCCAAAATCAATACCAATAATCTATCTCTCATTATCATCTAAAACGAAAACAGAGCGGAAGAAATATCAGATGGACTCTTCTGGAAACTGACAAGAGAGACAGAAGTACGCTAGTTCCAAACCTTCCATGGCAAATTTTTCTAATCTCGCTATAAGCTCTATTTAGCCAGGGAAAGAATTAGATCTCTGCATGCTAAAGATATTGATCGCTCTCAAGGACAGGATTGCTCACAAATATGAGATTGTTCCTGAATATTCAGCCCTTGCTAGCTAGATTTCCCAGAGAGAAAAACATTATTCGACATTACTATTGTAATTTGGTTTAGAAAGTCTATATGCTGCAGTAAAGTCTAATCAACATCAAAAGTGTAGAAATCTTGTAAGCTAAGAAGTAGCCGGTCATCAGAAAGAAAGCCcaaaattcaaaccttgatgtaATACTTGAATGTTCCACTTGTTTCATGCAGAATCCGTATTGTCCCATCAAGAGGATTGTGAATTCCAGGATATTTTGGTCCAAATGATAAGTCATGGATAATATGACTTACATTGACATGCTTAGCTCCATCAAAAATCTGGAAGAAAACAGTAGGATTCCTGATCGATATACTGCGGATGCAAAGTAACTAAATGCAATACATATAACACAAGAAATTTCTAAAACATACTTCAGAAACAACCACTTAATACAAGACTAATTAATCTGAAGTTTCGCTGTTTAAATTGATCTTACAAACCAACTAATCCAGGTACTGAAATTGTATCTAAGACAGAATATGatctttatatagttttttgcaCTCTTCAGGGTAATAAGATTATGTTTTGTATGTGAATGAATGTCCCCCCAAACCCCTCTAAAAATGAAGGGTAAAAACATGTATGCAACCACCCTTCCATCAGCATGCAGCAACTTTCAAGAGTGGAGTTACAAGTGATACATTCATTAACCAATAGCTCATTATGATGCACTGATAAAACTTGGAAACAAAAAGACactaaatttcttttaagttcTTAGCATGATAGTCAgctaggtaaaaaaaaagccaatttCTTAGTAGGCTATTTTGTTTACAAAGCACACAGAAAAAGAAATACGAAAAGAGCAGTTCTGACCATTTGGGCAACAAAAATGTTTAATCCATGAACTGAAATATGAAAGTTGCCAGCAACCCTTTGGACATCTAGAACCCCATAAACCTGCAGAAGATGTTATGCAAACTTAGAACTTTCCCATCTTTCGAGGCATTGAGTAACAAGTTCATGAAGATACATGTATTGAAAAGCAATACCCGACATCCTTCTCCATTTGCCAATGCTTGCTTCACCTTCTTGACCATAGTTTCAGCAGCGTCATCAAAGCCATGCGTGTGCTGTTTTGCATGGGAATCCTCATGATGATCTTTATTGTGATCTGATTAAAGTTATTTCTGAGATATTAGCCACATTAATAAACTTACtatgccaagaaaaaaaaaacgaccaTAACTAAACATAAGCATTGTCAATAACTCAAGCAGCTTAATTATTAGGACTAAATCTGATATTTTTGTTCGGAACTTGCGGTTTAGATTTTGTCTATGAAGGGCCCTCTTACAGAAAGCACAAAGAAGATAACAAGATTTGAAAATAACCAGGTCAATACCAATGCACATCCTATATTTTGagtaggaagaaagaaaaactctcAATTGCTCTTAGCTTCAAACTTCCTATCATTCCATTTGATACCAAGTTCTCATGTTTACCAGATGCTGCTCAATGATAATGAAGCTACAACTATGTTGCACTATAAAggtaaaaggaaaacaaaattatgcAATGCATATTAATCCAAATCAGGAtcccaaaaacataaataaattccAATATGCCAGAAAATTAATATTACCATGGTTGTGAGCTTCATGTTCCTTTTCTACAAGGTCTGACAAATACTCAGTGCCAGTGATATGGCCATAACTGTTCAGGCGAAGCTGCAAAAACTCTACCCTGTTAGCAGCGGCTATCATACGCCATTAATAGGTACAGACACATGAACAAATACACCTAGTGCATCTTAGAGTGATTCCAAGATGCTCCTAACAGCTTTATAGCAAAGACAAAAAtttccagcaaaaaaaaaaaaaaaattggaaaggaaagaaagaaagaaattttcttACTTTCCATATGCTTGTATCAAGATCCACTTCATGCTTGCCTGACATGTCAATTGCATCCACACTCAAAACTGcacagatgaaaaaaaaaaaaaacttttagaaaaGCAGGAGCGTAGAATTAtcataaaagatgaaataaaccAGCAGCTGCTTTAAATCAAAGAAGGAAAATGAATGGCTAACCATCACAAGGTAAGGAAGGAAATGTTATATTAATGTGAATTGGAAGAGTTTCTCCACGTGTCAAATCTACAGACATCTGCAAAACACAAGCAACACCAGAAATCTTGGATCCTTATGAAATATAGTATAGACCCATTGAAAGTATTTCCTGTTATTTAAATACCCAGTCAATTAGGTTCAGCAAAAACCCATACAATTGGAAGAATGACACAAGTCACCTTTCAGAATTACATTATAGCCTTGATTAGATTACAAGACTTACCCAGTCAAATTCTTTTCTGTTTGCACTTGACTGTTTAGCAGACAGAAACCTCTTATTGCGAGGAAGCCATGTCTAAATTATGAATCACCACTGCAGCTCAGCTCAACAAGGCTGAAAATGATCATTCTCTTTTGTAGTACATGTTAAAGCTTAGATGTTCCTCAATTTACATGAAGCAAGTTACTTTCATGATATTGTTCATAAAATGTGATTATTTGGGCATTTCCTCAGCTATGACATTGAAGGTCACCTTATCAGGAGTGCAGGCAAGGGTTTGCCATACATTTTCAGTGTTGAACTTTCCCAGATTAATTATTGCAAatgtttctttgcaataatTACGATGATAACAACATATTCTTTAATCCAATTGGGTACTGAAGGCAAGTTATTCGGACACTCAAAAAAGAGGGGCATTGAAAGTGGTATTATGGCATCATGATCCGCACTTTTTTGAAGGCCTATCTCAGTGCTGTAAATATGATGTAAGGAAATTCCCCTACTTGAAACAAAACAATGAAGGTATACAATTGGAGGACAAGCTGGACTCACATCATACACAAGAGACAACCAAACATGCAGAAGAGAGATGGCAATTAAGCATTCACCTGATGGACTGTATATGTAGTAAGATAATATGCCAACTCATGGTAGAACAACGTGGCCATTGTGACTAGCCCAATGATGGAAACTATGAGAAACAAGAAGAAACAGAATCAAcaccataaaaataacaatcaaaagacaGTGCAAACAGTGAATCTAAATTCAATAAACACTACTTTTCATTTCCTAGAAACAAAATTGCATGCATGATTGCAATACATGGTTTCAGCTCAAGAATTTCTCTTACAATACGATCCaccacaaaacaaaaactaacaaTAATCATCATACCAATCTAAACCATCTTTTATCAAAACCCATTTACAAAACTTCTCATGAAAATTAGATATCTTTGCATCTGTCCATCAAGAATCATTTGTGGCGCAGCAAACTCTCTATCTACATACCCCACTAGAGCCTTaagaaattgcaataaaaacatTCCTAGCTTAAAACCCACATCCACTAAGCGTAAACAAATAACTTCCTGTACAAATTATGTCAAAACAAAGGAATACAAAAACGTCAATTTACCAAGAGCCCCAGATTGTGTCTTTTGCAACAGGTGTTCTTCTGCACGAGGAAACGCATCCAATTTCTTTATAGCTTGTTTCATTCCCATCTTTTTCTACTTTTACAATACCAATCTATCAGCTGCATAAATCAATGAATCACAAAAAACCCATATCAGAAACCCTTCAAAGTCTGcatctttttttggttttaacatTGTTAGCACCAAACGAAACATAGAATTTAGTGAATTGTAGGAAATGAAGGATGCCCAGTCAAcgttaatataagttttttaaaaaaacccaacaaaggGAGGGATCAAAAATCAATATGAacgaagaaaagagagaaattttgGGAAAAATAAAAGTGTGTGTCtgtgattgtgattgtgattgcgattgtgattgtgattgtgattgtgaGGAAACGTACCTGAAGAGGAAGATTCAGGGGCTTCTCGGAGAAAGAGAGATTCGGGTATTAACAAGGAGGTCGAATTTGATGTCGTTTTTGTTCgatgtttttttctatattggATGGGCTTCGCATTGTAGCCAAGTTGTTGAAGTTTCCAATGGGGCTATGAAGTCTTACAAGAATAGGCTTTCGTAGTTTTGTTTTCCAAAAATtgcattctttttttcctttagcAACAATAATAACTGTTGTTTAAACTCGGACCGGCCAGATCAATCGACTTATCAATCTACAACTTGAACTGTGTTAAGTTATTTAGTTAATTCGGTTAAACTCGAGTAATATAATTTAAgtattaatgaaattattttttctaacaaaaaaatttgcccaaaaattatgtttcatctTGATTTTAAGGGTAAGATtgtatttatattagttttcatatatcaaaattaattcatttttatttcattggcaacattaaaaataatttaattttcatatggGCTCCAAACGAAATTCagtaatcaataaaaaacaagggCCTTTAAAGCCCATAAAAAAGTACCGAAACAAGACAAAACAGTGACCGTTTTAACTTCcacttgctgctgctgctgctagtCTTGTTGTTCTGAGGTTGTCTTTAACCAGCAACAGACATGGCAACTGTAATAATAAAGAGATTAGCACCATCTCCTTTTGCTTTGATTACTGTTTTAGTCACTCTTGCTGCTTTCTTCTTCAGCTCTAGATTTCCCTTCAAACCCATTAACACTTCTCCTCAACAACAGGAactggtctctctctctctctctctctctctatctttaTTTTCATGGGATTTTTTTGGGGCTCAAATTGATGCAAGTTGAAGTATTTTAGCtaaaacaaatgtttttttatggcttCAAAAACTCTAATGCTGATTTCTTGTTAACTTCTTGGAATGGAAaggattgaatttaattatttccatttcTCTCTGTTTGTTTGGCTCAACTAagctcataattttatttttttctatcagcACTTGGAGCATACCTTAGACAGTGAGAGATCAACCGCGGATGGAAGACTACTCCAGCCTAAAAGGAACATAAAGTCTTAGGGGGGAATCCTCACCTTCCCTAATAATTTTCCCTTTCCCTGAAAATGAATTGCCTCTGCAAGTACATCTATCTCTTTTTCCCCATTTTGTGCAGGAGATGGACTCACAGTCTCACAGACTCCTTGCGTGGCTTGTCCAGTACTGAGATAATCCCTGTGCCCTTTCCTTTGGGGTGAGGCATGTTTTGTGTACACACACTGCGAGTCTTAGCGGTGTAGCCCACCTTTTTCGCTTTCAACTCTCTTAACATGATAATTtgtcaaaaagaaaatcaatttaaacatCCTATTTCATTTATATGTGGTATGGATCAATATGTTAAACTTCTTTTGCATGCTCCATGCTAATGTTAGTATATTGCTAAAAGTTCTGTGTTATATGATTCGACTATTCCCACATTTGTAGGTGAAGAGTATTGTTGAATGGCAGGAGTTCTACTTCAGAAGCTACACGTGAGTTACACATTGTCCATATTACGATGTCCTTTTAGCTTAGAATGAAagagcaaaaagaaaagaaaaggataccGAGTCGAAGCAAAGGCTGCAAGAGGCACCCGGCTTATggagaaacagaaaaaagaggaaGCCAAACAGCATAGTTGCAATTCGAGGTGGAGTCAGGGAAGGGGTGGAGAGAGGTATATTTTCACTTGATTAGGGGGCATAGCTATAAATCTTTATTCGGATACTTTTCAGTAGTTTGACTATATCAGCGTTGTGCAGGTCTGGTGCAACGATGGCTTCCCAAGGTTGGTGCGGAGACCACGAGAAATTGCTTTGACTGGGAAGATGAGCAAGCAATGTGCTTGCTATAAGGAAGATCAAGTAAGCCATCCACGGCTAGAAGTGTATAAAGGACGTGATCATCTTGCCGAGAAATGTCGTGTTTGATCTAGCGACACGATAAGTGTAATCAAAGTATCCTGATATGAACAATGCTTACAAGTTCACTTCATAGGCAGTTTTAAGTCGATAGAAAGAAATATTGTTTACCCTTTCTTCGGTGCAGCTATTGATGGTTTTGATTACTTGCCAATGCGCTgtgttaatgttattttactTGTCTATCTTCATAACAGAAGCAAGGGAGGGATCGCCCCACTCCAATTCTCTGAGATGCTCACCGATGTTCCCTCCTGAATGTTACCTTCAGGTAAAGGTAAATAGCTTGCCATgaagcattttaaaaatgaagCATAGAGTTTACAATGAAATATACATAAAATTtcactttgattattttatacCAGCCATCACATTGATATCAACATGCTTTCATTCGGTAGTCATGTGGGAAAGGAATATCCAATAGTGTTTTTGTTCATctttatgacaaaaaaaataaaaatctagcaAGTTAAATTACTCCTTTTCCCCATTTCACCAGTGTTGTCTGACGTCGGAAACGATTAGTTTGGCAAAAGCAATTCACTGACCAGCTTCTCCAAGTTAATGGATGATGAACCAGTTGGTTCAGTAGCCTCTTCAGCCAGCCTTTTCCAGTCCTTGGCCTTCTCCCTCATTTTCTTACCCTTCTCTCCTTCCATTAGTTCTCTGACAAGCTTCTGCACTTCTTCCCTCCTCACATTATTATCTATCTCCATGCCAACCCCCCATTCATTGCAACTATATCTACAGTTCATTTGTTGATCTCCAAAGAAGGGCCAGCAAATCATGGGAACTCCCGCGGACAAACTCTCCATAGTCGAATTCCAACCACTATGAGTTAGAAACCCTCCAATTGATGGATGGTTGAGCACTTCCTCTTGTGGACACCAACTAGCAATGAAACTACGATTTTGAGTTTCTGCTGCAAACTCAGCTGGCAAGGTTGCAGCATCACCAACAACCAAGTCTGGCCTTATGATCCACAAGAATGGGTGCTTGCTATCAGCTAatcccattgcaaactcaactAACTGTTCTGCTGTTACGACAATTAAACTGCCAAAATTCACGTAGACCACTGAGTTGGGTTCCCTAGTATCTAGCCATTGGAGACACTCACTTTCTTCTTTCCATAGATTATAACCGACAGATTCCGAACTGTCTTCTTGAATTTGATTGAGAAGTAACTGGTAAGGGCCAATTGCGTAAACACGATGAAATATTGAAGACAGGCCATCCAAAACATCTGGCTCTAATGCATCGAAAGTATGAACAACAATCGCAGGAGCTTTAACAGTACTTTCAAGACATTCTATTGCGAAGTTAACTTCAAATTCATCTGGATCTATTCTTTGAGCTGATGGAAAATCCTTGAGACGGATATCTTTCATACCCGGAATCCAGTCTATAGTTGTATCAAGATAGCTCTCATCTGTGAAGAACCCAAGAAATTGAAGTCAAAGAGCGGTAACCAACTCGAAAGCACATAATTTTGTTGTTATATAACAATTTTAATTGCCAACTACCTTTGAGTGGTATGAGGCCTTTCTCCATGAGCGCTCGGACTTGTTTACATGCCATTACGCCACATGCGGACAGGGTAAAAGAAACCACCGCAGGGACGCCAAGTTCTTCAGCAGCTTTGATGGCGAATGGCATGAAACCATCAGAAACAATACAAGTCACCGGAGGAGTTCTCGAGGACAAGTTACCGTTAAGTTTGGCAATGAGGTCTAGAAAAGGAGTCAATAAATTTGTTAGAACAGCCTTTCCAAGAGAAATCCTGTCTTGGCTGGCATCAGTTTCTGAAGGAGGGAGACCATCAGGAA
The Populus nigra chromosome 3, ddPopNigr1.1, whole genome shotgun sequence genome window above contains:
- the LOC133689602 gene encoding uncharacterized protein LOC133689602 isoform X1; translated protein: MGMKQAIKKLDAFPRAEEHLLQKTQSGALVSIIGLVTMATLFYHELAYYLTTYTVHQMSVDLTRGETLPIHINITFPSLPCDVLSVDAIDMSGKHEVDLDTSIWKLRLNSYGHITGTEYLSDLVEKEHEAHNHDHNKDHHEDSHAKQHTHGFDDAAETMVKKVKQALANGEGCRVYGVLDVQRVAGNFHISVHGLNIFVAQMIFDGAKHVNVSHIIHDLSFGPKYPGIHNPLDGTIRILHETSGTFKYYIKIVPTEYRYISKEVLPTNQFSVTEYFSPMTDFDRTWPAVYFLYDLSPITVTIKEERRSFLHFITRLCAVLGGTFALTGMLDRWMCRLLEALTKPNPRSVLR
- the LOC133689602 gene encoding uncharacterized protein LOC133689602 isoform X2, which produces MSVDLTRGETLPIHINITFPSLPCDVLSVDAIDMSGKHEVDLDTSIWKLRLNSYGHITGTEYLSDLVEKEHEAHNHDHNKDHHEDSHAKQHTHGFDDAAETMVKKVKQALANGEGCRVYGVLDVQRVAGNFHISVHGLNIFVAQMIFDGAKHVNVSHIIHDLSFGPKYPGIHNPLDGTIRILHETSGTFKYYIKIVPTEYRYISKEVLPTNQFSVTEYFSPMTDFDRTWPAVYFLYDLSPITVTIKEERRSFLHFITRLCAVLGGTFALTGMLDRWMCRLLEALTKPNPRSVLR
- the LOC133688516 gene encoding 7-deoxyloganetin glucosyltransferase-like; translation: MCPRKHGYSSLYRPTIYEIRSKVPLGFLGDTMGTKPAGRPHAVVIPCPFQSHIKANLKLAKLLHHRGIFITFVNTEFNHKRFLKSRGSDAFDASPDFCFETIPDGLPPSETDASQDRISLGKAVLTNLLTPFLDLIAKLNGNLSSRTPPVTCIVSDGFMPFAIKAAEELGVPAVVSFTLSACGVMACKQVRALMEKGLIPLKDESYLDTTIDWIPGMKDIRLKDFPSAQRIDPDEFEVNFAIECLESTVKAPAIVVHTFDALEPDVLDGLSSIFHRVYAIGPYQLLLNQIQEDSSESVGYNLWKEESECLQWLDTREPNSVVYVNFGSLIVVTAEQLVEFAMGLADSKHPFLWIIRPDLVVGDAATLPAEFAAETQNRSFIASWCPQEEVLNHPSIGGFLTHSGWNSTMESLSAGVPMICWPFFGDQQMNCRYSCNEWGVGMEIDNNVRREEVQKLVRELMEGEKGKKMREKAKDWKRLAEEATEPTGSSSINLEKLVSELLLPN